From Phycodurus eques isolate BA_2022a chromosome 20, UOR_Pequ_1.1, whole genome shotgun sequence, a single genomic window includes:
- the gja4 gene encoding gap junction protein alpha 4, which yields MSRADWSFLEHLLEEGQEYSTGIGRVWLTVLFLFRMLVLGTAVESAWDDEQADFVCNTRQPGCTAVCYDKAFPISHFRYFVLQVIFVSTPTIFYFGYVAIRSGKEEVGIEEGKQVEEGESKNVSKHNEKHNKGAASKVCITQRSPPEAPKLKGKLLCAYTFSILLKVLLEVGFILGLWFLYDGFLIEAKFECVGFPCPHTVDCFVSRPTEKTIFTIYTQAIAAVSLLLNLVELLHLLQLAISHRLKTRYQSQGQVYPPPSEQAATVARREAPETREETPESYDESLPVPSQATGYTNPCESFGDLAITVNWEAAEAGSDVLPSYVNCMEAMRTSRSPRNHYGEKAKNNHRGVSKQKHYV from the coding sequence ATGTCCAGAGCTGACTGGTCCTTCCTGGAGCACCTACTGGAGGAGGGCCAGGAGTATTCGACAGGCATCGGCCGGGTCTGGCTCACCGTTCTCTTCCTGTTTCGCATGCTGGTGCTCGGTACAGCGGTCGAGTCGGCCTGGGACGACGAGCAAGCGGACTTCGTCTGTAACACGCGACAACCGGGCTGCACGGCCGTCTGCTACGACAAAGCCTTCCCCATCTCCCATTTTCGCTATTTTGTCCTCCAAGTCATCTTCGTCTCCACACCGACCATCTTCTACTTTGGATACGTGGCGATACGGTCCGGGAAGGAAGAAGTCGGGATCGAGGAAGGCAAGCAGGTGGAAGAAGGAGAGagcaaaaatgtgtcaaaacatAATGAGAAGCACAACAAGGGAGCTGCTAGCAAAGTTTGCATAACTCAGAGGAGCCCACCTGAAGCTCCAAAACTAAAAGGCAAATTGTTATGTGCGTACACGTTCAGCATTCTTCTAAAAGTTCTCCTAGAGGTCGGCTTCATCCTGGGGCTGTGGTTCCTTTATGATGGCTTCCTGATCGAAGCAAAGTTCGAGTGCGTAGGCTTCCCCTGCCCTCACACGGTGGACTGCTTCGTCTCGCGGCCCACAGAGAAGACCATCTTCACCATCTACACTCAGGCCATCGCCGCCGTCTCCTTGCTGCTCAACCTCGTCGAGTTGCTGCACCTGCTTCAGCTTGCGATTTCCCACCGGCTGAAGACACGATACCAGTCCCAGGGCCAAGTGTACCCACCACCGTCCGAGCAGGCGGCAACCGTGGCCCGACGGGAGGCCCCGGAGACCCGAGAAGAGACACCAGAGTCCTACGACGAGAGCCTACCGGTGCCAAGCCAGGCTACAGGCTACACGAACCCCTGTGAAAGCTTTGGCGATCTGGCCATAACGGTCAACTGGGAAGCCGCAGAGGCCGGGAGTGATGTGCTTCCTAGTTATGTGAACTGCATGGAGGCTATGAGAACATCACGTTCGCCCCGGAACCACTATGGAGAAAAGGCCAAGAACAACCATAGGGGAGTTTCAAAACAGAAGCACTATGTCTAA